The following proteins come from a genomic window of Ictalurus furcatus strain D&B chromosome 26, Billie_1.0, whole genome shotgun sequence:
- the LOC128601786 gene encoding interferon-induced GTP-binding protein Mx1-like — MSLSEQYDKKVRPYIYLIDSLRVFGVEKDIALPAITVIGDQSSGKSSVLEALSGVALPRGSGIVTRCPLELKMKKSRQKDFWHGKIKYKDIVRDITDPADVERSIRKAQNELAGALGMSDELISLEVTSTNAPDLTFIDLPGIVHDPVEGQLEDIGEQIKSLIKKFITKQDTIILVVVPCNVDIKTTETLKMAQKINQTCERTLGILTKPDLVDKGKEDEVVSVINNKIIYLTKGYMVVRCRGQQEVVDRISLYEAIKKEKDFFIEHPHFRMPYKEGKATIPKLVKKLTLELVLHIEKSLPQLKEQIQVMLAETQTKLDRYNSEPPTDPEQWMDFLTDKITAFTQDAINLTIGEEMKSVPHVNIFSSLRRQFNDWNTDLDESGKTFNQGIEKRLKEYEKNYRGRELPGFINYKTFEIILKDQIKQLEKPAIRRMKAISDFIRNEFIKLAQSNFRDFPNLLKMTKTKIENIKQLKESEAELMLKTQFKMELMIYTQDSVYTNTLNMRNRTEEEEEGQSHGVACPPSNSLYNYLDTKATLEELTHHLKSYYSIASKRLADQVPLVIKYMVLQESAAQLQREMLQLIKNYNINDLLEEDYVTNKDLKSRQKHLKEALVKLVLL; from the exons ATGAGCCTGAGTGAGCAGTATGACAAAAAGGTGCGTCCATACATCTACCTGATCGACTCTCTGCGCGTGTTCGGTGTGGAGAAGGACATCGCGCTTCCAGCCATCACCGTGATCGGAGACCAGAGCTCGGGGAAGAGCTCGGTGCTGGAGGCGCTGTCCGGAGTCGCTCTGCCCCGCGGGAGTG GTATCGTGACACGATGTCCACTCGAGCTCAAGATGAAGAAGAGCAGACAGAAGGACTTCTGGCATGGAAAGATCAAGTACAAGGACATTGTGAGAGACATTACAGATCCAGCAGATGTGGAGAGATCGATTAGAAAAG CTCAGAATGAATTAGCTGGAGCCTTGGGCATGAGCGACGAGCTCATCAGCCTGGAGGTGACATCGACCAATGCTCCTGACCTCACGTTCATCGATCTGCCTGGTATTGTTCATGATCCAGTCGAAGGCCAACTGGAGGACATTGGAGAACAG ATTAAGAGCCTGATCAAAAAGTTCATCACAAAGCAAGACACCATTATCCTGGTGGTGGTGCCGTGTAACGTGGACATCAAAActactgaaacactgaagatggctcagaaaatcaatcaaactTGTGAAAGAACCCTCG GCATTCTAACGAAGCCTGACCTGGTGGACAAAGGCAAGGAGGATGAGGTGGTGTCCGtcatcaacaacaaaatcatTTACCTCACTAAAGGCTACATGGTCGTCAGGTGCCGAGGACAGCAGGAGGTCGTGGACCGCATCTCTCTGTACGAAGCCATCAAGAAGGAGAAGGACTTCTTTATAGAACACCCACATTTCAG GATGCCGTATAAAGAAGGAAAAGCCACCATTCCCAAGCTGGTTAAGAAACTCACACTCGAACTTGTCCTTCACATCGAG aaatCTCTGCCACAGCTGAAGGAGCAAATCCAGGTGATGTTGGCTGAAACTCAGACTAAACTGGATCGCTATAACTCGGAGCCTCCTACAGATCCAGAACAATGGATGGACTTCCTGACTGAT aaaataacagcATTCACTCAGGATGCCATCAACCTAACAATTGGAGAGGAGATGAAGAGCGTGCCACATGTCAACATCTTCTCCAGTCTGAGGAGACAGTTTAATGACTGGAACACGGATCTAGACGAATCAGGAAAGACAT TTAACCAAGGAATTGAGAAGAGACTGAAGGAGTACGAAAAAAACTACAGAGGCAGAGAACTCCCAGGATTCATCAACTACAAGACCTTTGAGATTATACTGAAGGACCAGATCAAACAGCTGGAGAAACCTGCCATCAGGAGAATGAAGGCAATCTCAG atttcatTAGGAACGAGTTCATCAAGCTGGCTCAATCCAACTTTCGGGACTTCCCGAATCTCCTCAAAATGACAAAA ACCAAGATCGAGAACATAAAGCAGCTGAAGGAGTCCGAGGCTGAATTGATGCTGAAGACTCAGTTTAAGATGGAGCTGATGATCTATACTCAGGATAGTGTCTACACTAACACTCTGAACATGCGGAATCGCacggaggaagaagaagagggacAATCTCATGGTGTGGCTTGCCCTCCTTCCAATAGTTTGTACAATTACTTAGACACTAAAGCCACCCTGGAGGAACTGACGCACCACCTCAAGTCTTACTACAGC ATTGCCAGTAAGCGTCTGGCTGACCAGGTGCCGCTGGTGATCAAGTACATGGTGCTTCAGGAGTCAGCGGCGCAGCTGCAGAGAGAAATGCTACAGCTCATAAAGAACTATAACATTAATGATCTGCTGGAAGAAGATTATGTCACCAACAAAGACCTAAAAAGCCGTCAGAAACATCTGAAGGAGGCCCTCGTCAAACTGGTCTTGCTTTAA